The following is a genomic window from Brevibacterium limosum.
TCGCCGAGAAGTTGCCGCACCGCTCCGAATTCGGCGGGGCAGCAACGAACCTGACCGCCGAAGCGAAACGGGCCGGTGTTGAGATCCGAACCGGCACAGAGTTCTCCTCCTCGCATCTCGACGAGCTGCGGCCCGATCAGGTGATTTTTGCCACCGGTGCGGCAGATCGCGACCCGGACTATGAGGTCGTCGACTCTCCCCTGATTCTGACTTCCCGACAGTACCTGACCGACATGCCAGACCTTCCACAGGGAGGTGTTCTCATCGCGGATTGGAGAGGTGACTGGGCAGGGTTGGGCCTGGCAATCATGCTTGCACGCAAGAGGCAGGTCACGCTGGCCACGGCAGCCAACTTCGCCGGCGCCGGGATTCAGCAGTACACCAGAACGGCGCTCATGCCCGAGCTCATTCGAGCGAAAGTCAATTTTATCAATGATGCACGGTTGGCGGGGGTAGACGAAGACACCGTCTATCTGCAGTCAACACTGTGCGATGAGGTCATTGAAGTCGAGGGTGTTGCCACGACCATCGTCAATCATGCCTCCCGTGCTGTGGTGCCCGAAGCCGACTTGAACGGGATTCCCTATGTTCGGATCGGCGACTGCAAGGCACCTCGTACCGTTGAAGAGGCCGTCTACGAGGGACTTACGGCCGCGAACGAGTTTATTCTCAACACCGGTCGCCGAGCATCGGTCGGCGCCTGATGAGCACCAAGCCGGGCCGCCCGTCCCTGTCACAGGACGAAATCGACGACCGCAAAGGCGCCGTGATCACAGCGACGCTCAGCCTGATCAGTGAGCGAGGCACAAGTGGGATCCGCCTCAAAGATGTCGCACGGGAGGCAGGCATCTCGGTCGGGACGATTCAGCACTATTTCGATTCCCGCGAGGATCTCATCATCAGCGCGTACCAGCAGCATTCGAAGAACGTCATCGCTCTGATCCGACAGTCGTTCAGCGACACAGCCGATCCCTGGACCAGCCTGGCCCAAACGATCCACGATTTCCTTCATCTCGCAGACTTCTCAACTCGAACTCGTCTGTGGATCGAGTTCGTGGCCGCAGCGACGAGGAATGACGAGCTTCGCTTCCTGCTCGACGAAGTGTTTCTTGCCTGGAAACAGGTCATTCGGCGCATCGTCGAAGCTGGAACAGCCGACGGAAGCTTTGCACCACAGGTGGATGCGGAAGTCGCAGTTGACGCTCTCCTGGCCCAGCTCGACGGCTTTGAAATCGCGCACGCAACGGGTGCCACCGGCACGAACGTTGAACGAATCGAGTCAGTGCTCAACCAAACGGCCCAGGTTCTTCTGGGCGCGTCCAGCTTTCCAACGTTGGAACCTGCGGATACCTCGTCCGCACTTCAGGCGCCAATCGCCCCAACTTTCGACCGATTGATCCAAGGAAGGAACATCTGATGTGGGGATCTATAGCAGTTGCGATCGTGTACGCCGTTGTGCCGATCTGCTGTGTGCTCATCGGTTTCGGTCTCATTCGCAGAGACTACGGAACCGATCGACCAACAGATACGAACAATCTGCAGGCCCGTTCGAGCGATGAGGGAGGATTCTGAGGTGTTCGCTGTTGCCATCTTCGGAAGTTTCCTCTTATACCTAGTGATAGGCGCGGTTGTCGGCCGCAGAGTGAAAGACAAGTCCGACTATTATGTGGCCGGCCGAGCTGCTCCTACCTTCTTGGTTGCAGGAACCTTGGTCGCTTCGTTCCTATCCACCGTTTCGTTTATGGGAGAACTGGGGTTCTCTTACGACGGATACCCCGTCGTCATGCTGCTGCTGACGGCATTCAATATCTCCGGCTATGTCCTCGGCGTCATGCTCTTCGGCCGATACCTGCGGCGCTCCTCGGCGCTGACAGTGCCTGAGTACTTCGGGAAGCGCTTCAACTCCCCCGGCCTCCAGGCGTTGGCCGGCGTGATGGTCGTCGTCGGCATCGGCCTCTACCTCGTCGCCGTGACTCAGGGTCTGGTCCTGGTCGTCGGGCAGCTCGTCGACATTCCGAGTTGGGCGATCCTGTTGATCGTCTGGGCCTCGTACACGATCTTCACCTTCCTGTCCGGGTCCCAGGGCGTGCTGGTCAATGACACCATCATGTTCGTCGTCTTTTCCGTTGCGGCGATTCTGGGGATGGGCTGGATCATCGGTGCTTCCGGAGGGCCGGTCACGGCAATGCAGAAGATGGCCGCGCTGACGAGCAAGCCAGACGGCATCTCATGGCACGGGCTGACTGGACCGGACAACTATATCGGCACCCCGACACAAGCTGTCATCTATGCGGTGACGTTCGGCATCGTCTGGTGCACTGTTGTCGCCGTGAGTCCGTGGCAGTCGAGCCGCTTCCTCATGGCCAAGAACGAACACGTCGCCATTCGCTCGGCACTGTTCGCTACCGCAGCGCTTGCTGTCACCTATCTCTTCCTCACCTTCGGCGGATTCTCCATCAATCTGTTCGACGACGGAATCGACCCGAGCGAGATTGCCTTCATCTGGGCTGGGCAGAACGTCCTGCCGTCGCTGTTGGGTGTCATTGCCGTTACGGGCATTGTGGCCGCTGGGCTCTCGTCTGCGGCATCGTTCTTGTCACTCATCGGCTTCTCGGCGGCCAACGATGTCATGCCGTATCTCACTGGTCGACGGGTTCGGACGCCGGAATTCGCCGCGTCGACTGGGGGCTCGCAGCGGAGCACGGTCCCGGCAGCTTCATCAGGGGCGAACACTGGGATCGCGACTGCCCTGGGCGAGCCAGCCGATGAAACAGGTGGCGACTCGGCAGACGATGATCGACGCGGGCTGCAGATTGCGCGGTGGACGATGGTCGTGGCCGGGTTGGTGGTTCTCGTGGTCACGTGGGCAGCACCTCCGGCGGTGTTGACGATCGGCTACTTCGCGGCGACTCTGTTCGCCGCTTCGTGGGGGCCCATCGCCTTCTGGAGTGTGCGGTCGACGAAGCTGTCTGCTCGCGCGGCAGCCGTGGGCATGATCGCAGGATTTGTCGTGGTCGCAATCTTCGAGTCTCTGTCCGAGTTCGCCGGCTTGGAGCTGCCAGATCTGCTCAATCCCACAATCCTGGGATTTGTGGCCTCCATCGGCGGCACATTCCTGGGCAACATCGGCACCCAGCCATCGAAGCTGGGCAATCAGTTCAGGGAAAAACTGATGGAAGTACCGGCAGAGGACCGAGACCCGAAGAGATATCGACGGACTCGGGCGTGGGTGATCGGAACTGTAGTAGTCCTCTTCTTGTGCGGCCTCGCCATGTTGTTGCTCTACGCAATCCCGTACGCTTCAACTCTGGCCTGATGAGCCTCCCAATCCGCCACTGACAATGGAGGAATCCAAAGCGGGCCGCAGGTGCACATTCCAGCACCGGCGGCCCGTGTGGCTTTGAGGACAGCGCTGAGCAATCCCGTACACGCCACCACCGAGGTGGCACACGTGGGGTTACCCTTCCCTGTGGAGTGACCCGCAAGCCAATCGCCGAGGATACCGAGCGCAATCGCGACGATGTCGGCTCCTCGTGCCGGATCGGAGGTGCCCGGGGATCGAGGGCCACAACCGAGCCAGTGACGTCAATGAGCATTTTCAACCGTTGGAGATCCTCGGGTCCGACCGTCATCTTCTCCACACGATGGGACCGCTCCTCCAGGCCCAGGCAGAACCCGACAGGTCGGTCGCTTCGCCGCGACTGGCGGGGCAGCCGATCAGAAGGCTATGCGCAAGTCGGGCTCAGCAGTGAGAATCTCTCCATCGAAGTGCTCGCCTGCATCGCAAGCAGACGCTGCACGGTCAGTTCCTGGCCAGGACTGAGTGAAACAACCGCTTGGCACCGGCTCTGTGAGCCCACGACACCGGCTTGGCGTCCACAGTGCTCGTCAGAGTATCGAGACTGATCGCCTCTCTCACACCGCTATGATCTCGTACACGACCCGCCTGTGAGAGGAGAAGGTATCGCTCACGGTGTTTACGCTGTAATCTTCTCGGCGAGTGTTGTTTATGGTCGGCAGACTTGGTGGGTGAAACGGCACGTGGAATTACATCCGCCGGCAGACCAAGAGAACGGCAACGCTCCGACGTCGGCTGCGCTCAGCCTCGGCGTTGATCAGATTCCGCACCGGCTATCGATCCGGTGGTGCCACGCTCACAGCGAAACCGATAAGGAAGAGAAATTATGGCTATTGTCCTATGGATCCTCGCAGCGCTGCTCGTCGTCTCGGGCGTCTTCGCGATCTTGCGTAAGCAGATTCTTTGGGGCGTCGTCCTCATCGTCGTCGGCTGCCTCGTGGGGCCAGGAGGGGTGAGCATCTTCGCCTGATCTGCTCGCACCGTCACGTGAGGCGTCTCTCTCCGGAGGGGCGCCTCACGTGCAGGTGGAGAACGAGTCAGGACCAGAGCGCCACCGCCCCGTAAGCGCCCCGATCTTCGGGACCGGAAAGCACCGTCGCTTCACGTCAGTTGACGCAAGTAGCTGCTGAAGCCCCCGCGCGTGCGACCGGCCAGACGAGCAGACGTGAGCACTCTGCACTCGTCGGTTCTGCGAATGCGGCCGCCCTCCCGCAGCACCGCATCGACGATTGCTTCGTCCTCACCACATTCCAGCGGAGGCACGCCTCCCATGGCTTCGAGCGCGCTGGCGCGCAGCCCCATGTTCGCTCCGAATATGTACGGGTGATTCTCGAGCAGTTCGTGGTTGGCATGCCAAGTTGCGACCAGGTCGGCCGTTGCTGTCTCAGGGCGTGGGGCCACAGTGCCCACCAGGCAATCGACGCCGCTCGCGGCGAGTTCGAGATGTGTGGTGATCCAATGTTCGGGCACTCTGCTGTCGGCGTCTGTGAATGCGACCCACGCCGAGTCGGAGTCTTCCCCTGTTGTAAATTCCTCGATTCGCATGAAGTGCCTCCATCCGAAGTCGCGGGCTCGACCCACGGACTGAAAAGAGGTCGCGAGGACGAAGACGTCGCGATGTCGGGCGGCAAAATCCTCGACGATGCCCTCCGTGGCATCGGTGCAGGCATCTGCCACGACAAGTACTCGAAACCGACAGTCGATGCCTCTGTCGACAGCGCATGAGCGCGATCGCTGCACCGACTCGAGGCACCCGAGGATGTCTTCCTCCTCATTATGAGCCGGGATGATCACACCCAAACGCGTGATCATGCGTGCCCCTCGGCCGCGGATGGGCGGAAATCCTTGTCGATCGTGATGATGTCCAGACGATAATCCCCTTCATACCGGTGTTCGATCCGATGACGAGGCCAGGCGCCTAAGCAGATGCGATGCACTTCATCGGCATCCAGTGGCCAATCGTCGATCTCTCCCCTCCAATGGCAGAGCACGAGGACGAAACGAACCGTTGTCGAGCCATCGATCTTCTCCAAGGTGTCGAAGAGCTGGGAACGACTGAGGTAGAAGCCGGTCTCCGACAGCACGACGCAGTCGAAAGTGCCCTGGGGCCACTCGAAGGGAATGGTGGCATGGACGAAGTTGATTGCCGATGAAGGCGCAGCTCCTCGGCGTCTGGCGATTCGCAGAGCCTGCGAACTCGCATCGACTGCCGTCACCTGCGCCCCGACACCGGCGAGATCATGAGTCAAAGCGCCTACCGAGCAGCCGATCTCAAGGATATGAGCGTACGGAACCGCAGGCAGATGGGTGAGGAGATTCCGGCGTTTGGCGATCTCATATTCGGAACTCCACACCTGCCAGGGGTCACACCGTTGAACGTGGACTTCGTCGAAGACCGCAGAGGCCGCACTGGCGTCGTGGAGCGTCTGTGAGCTGCCGCCGCCGCAGGAAACCGGAGTCGCGGCGGCGCGGAAGTCCGAGACCGCGAAGGTGTCTCCGCCACGACGGAAATGGTCGAGATGAGCGGGGCCGACGATTGCTTCGTCTCCGGGCTGATCGGATAGCGCTGAGACCTGCGAGGGATAGCAATCGAACACTGCCTGCCTGTCGAAGTTCGCTGGATCGGGCAGAAACGACCAGCTGCGCCACGCCTCGTCGGCGGGGTCTGCCCAATGCCAGTACCAGATCGGGTACTCGAGCACCGTCGTGTGGCGGTCACGCCCCAGCTGCAGGGCTGCTGCTCCGATCGCCTCATGATCGCCATGTCCGTCCCGGCTGTAGGGTGAGACGAGCACGACGTGCCCCTGGTGCTGGTCCACTTCGACCGCGATCTCGTCGACGATCCTCTGGCTGAATGCGTCCAGCTGCCCATCAGGCAACCCCACGAAACGGCGGGACAGACGCTCGTGATCAAACAGATCCAGTGCCGCATCGAACTCGCGCAGACGCATCTCTCTGAGTTCCTTCGTCGAGTGGGTGGGAGACGCCGGATGGGATCGTTCCCCTGCGGTGAAGAGCAGGACGACGACTCGATGAGCGGACCGGCGCAGGCGGGCCAGCAGGCCGGCGGCTCCAAGGGCCTCATCGTCCGGATGTGCGGCAAGGATGATGAACGTGGCCCCGGCAGGCATGGCCTCGACCCCGAGCGCGGGAAGATCCTGCACACCGGCTTCCCTCCAACAGGCTTCGGGCGTGCCGGTGTCACGATGGTCAAAACCCATTGTGGTCGACCTTCGTGCGAAGTTCCGTGCCGAGAGCGGCTTCATCGCGTGGACCGTGGTGCTGACTGATGTAGACGGTGAGGTCAGCGTCGGCTTTGGCGAAGCCGACATCGCCTGTCAGCGCCGCCGGTCCCGCGATTTCGCGACTCAGGTGCTGGATCCGGCGAACTCCTGAGTAGACGATATTGCGCACTGTCAGGGCCACGGTCCAGGCACGTGCACGGGAGTACTCGTCACTCCCGTCGGCTGCGGCCGCTGCCTGCGCGAAGACGCTGCGAATCGAGAAGATCTCAGCCTCGAGCTGACCGATCAGCATCTCACCGACTGTGGATGGGTTGGAGCGCTTGCTGTGCCGTCGCACGGCATTTCTTGCCAGTCCCACGGCGGCGCCGAACCAACATGCTGCCACTCGGATGCCTCCCCAAGCGAATGCAGTTCGATCCAGGTACCAGTTCGGCGGACCGAGGACGGTGACGGGCGTTTTCGTGAATGCGACACTTCCGCTCGGGATCTCCTGCAGACCCATGCTCGGCCAGGCAGTCGGCTGGACCTGCGCTCGGGGGTCCCTGAGGTCCACGGCACAGGCGTACGATCCCCCGTCGCTGCCGGCGATGACGATGGCGTGCGAGAGTTCGGCGGCCAAGGAACACCAGGCTTTTTCTCCATCGATCACGGTCTGTTCGCCTTCTGCGCCCACGGTGAGGACGTGGGCTGGAGACTCGGCGGCGTAGACGCCCCAGGTCGAGCCATCGGGTGCGTCGTGTCCGGCTTCGGCAAGGATGCCCAGCGCATCCACATGGGGTTCGAGCATCCGAGCGACAGCGACATCGATGGCCGCCACCTCGAGCAGCGGCTCCCACTGCCGCATGTGAGACGTCGTCCCGGTGAGTCCGAGAAATCGACTCAGGGCGCGAACCTTGTCAGCGGTCTGCGCATTGCTGGTGACCAGCTTTCGCAGATCATCCTGGCAGGCGGGTTCGTCGCGCCAGGAGCCCAGAGGCGCTGAAATCATCCCAGTGACGTCTAACCGATGCTGTGTGTTCATGTCATATCTTTCTGAAATCGCTGGGCAGGTCCTTATCAGCCATCAGGAGTTCTGGCTGACATCATCGGTGTCCGGGTGGTTGTCGGTGTAGACCCGTTGGCGCATGCGCTGTCCGTGAGTCAGTCGTTTCACATCTAAGTCGGAGTCGAAGCTTGCGCCGATACCGCCGGCGACGACGCCCATCGCTGCGCTGAGCCAGGCGATGTCAAGATAGTTGGCGACCGTCGCCTTCTGCTGAATCTGGGCCGTCATGAATTCGGGGTCGATGACTATGAGACCGCCCAGCAGAATGAGGCCGACCAGTCCCGCGTAGAGCGCGAGCACGGTGATCAGCAGGGTCAGGACGGTCGAGAGGTTGTAGTACATCACCACTGTTGCCAGGCTGTCTCTGCGCGGTTCGTCCCAGAGTTTGTGGTTGATGATCAGCCAGGTGACCATGACCAGGATGGCGGCCGCGCCGATTGACAGCAGCCGC
Proteins encoded in this region:
- a CDS encoding acyl-CoA dehydrogenase middle domain-containing protein, translated to MNTQHRLDVTGMISAPLGSWRDEPACQDDLRKLVTSNAQTADKVRALSRFLGLTGTTSHMRQWEPLLEVAAIDVAVARMLEPHVDALGILAEAGHDAPDGSTWGVYAAESPAHVLTVGAEGEQTVIDGEKAWCSLAAELSHAIVIAGSDGGSYACAVDLRDPRAQVQPTAWPSMGLQEIPSGSVAFTKTPVTVLGPPNWYLDRTAFAWGGIRVAACWFGAAVGLARNAVRRHSKRSNPSTVGEMLIGQLEAEIFSIRSVFAQAAAAADGSDEYSRARAWTVALTVRNIVYSGVRRIQHLSREIAGPAALTGDVGFAKADADLTVYISQHHGPRDEAALGTELRTKVDHNGF
- a CDS encoding glycosyltransferase is translated as MITRLGVIIPAHNEEEDILGCLESVQRSRSCAVDRGIDCRFRVLVVADACTDATEGIVEDFAARHRDVFVLATSFQSVGRARDFGWRHFMRIEEFTTGEDSDSAWVAFTDADSRVPEHWITTHLELAASGVDCLVGTVAPRPETATADLVATWHANHELLENHPYIFGANMGLRASALEAMGGVPPLECGEDEAIVDAVLREGGRIRRTDECRVLTSARLAGRTRGGFSSYLRQLT
- a CDS encoding GPGG-motif small membrane protein is translated as MAIVLWILAALLVVSGVFAILRKQILWGVVLIVVGCLVGPGGVSIFA
- a CDS encoding PIG-L family deacetylase, with the translated sequence MGFDHRDTGTPEACWREAGVQDLPALGVEAMPAGATFIILAAHPDDEALGAAGLLARLRRSAHRVVVLLFTAGERSHPASPTHSTKELREMRLREFDAALDLFDHERLSRRFVGLPDGQLDAFSQRIVDEIAVEVDQHQGHVVLVSPYSRDGHGDHEAIGAAALQLGRDRHTTVLEYPIWYWHWADPADEAWRSWSFLPDPANFDRQAVFDCYPSQVSALSDQPGDEAIVGPAHLDHFRRGGDTFAVSDFRAAATPVSCGGGSSQTLHDASAASAVFDEVHVQRCDPWQVWSSEYEIAKRRNLLTHLPAVPYAHILEIGCSVGALTHDLAGVGAQVTAVDASSQALRIARRRGAAPSSAINFVHATIPFEWPQGTFDCVVLSETGFYLSRSQLFDTLEKIDGSTTVRFVLVLCHWRGEIDDWPLDADEVHRICLGAWPRHRIEHRYEGDYRLDIITIDKDFRPSAAEGHA
- a CDS encoding TetR/AcrR family transcriptional regulator, which gives rise to MSTKPGRPSLSQDEIDDRKGAVITATLSLISERGTSGIRLKDVAREAGISVGTIQHYFDSREDLIISAYQQHSKNVIALIRQSFSDTADPWTSLAQTIHDFLHLADFSTRTRLWIEFVAAATRNDELRFLLDEVFLAWKQVIRRIVEAGTADGSFAPQVDAEVAVDALLAQLDGFEIAHATGATGTNVERIESVLNQTAQVLLGASSFPTLEPADTSSALQAPIAPTFDRLIQGRNI
- a CDS encoding sodium:solute symporter family protein: MCSSVSVSFAETTEPIDQQIRTICRPVRAMREDSEVFAVAIFGSFLLYLVIGAVVGRRVKDKSDYYVAGRAAPTFLVAGTLVASFLSTVSFMGELGFSYDGYPVVMLLLTAFNISGYVLGVMLFGRYLRRSSALTVPEYFGKRFNSPGLQALAGVMVVVGIGLYLVAVTQGLVLVVGQLVDIPSWAILLIVWASYTIFTFLSGSQGVLVNDTIMFVVFSVAAILGMGWIIGASGGPVTAMQKMAALTSKPDGISWHGLTGPDNYIGTPTQAVIYAVTFGIVWCTVVAVSPWQSSRFLMAKNEHVAIRSALFATAALAVTYLFLTFGGFSINLFDDGIDPSEIAFIWAGQNVLPSLLGVIAVTGIVAAGLSSAASFLSLIGFSAANDVMPYLTGRRVRTPEFAASTGGSQRSTVPAASSGANTGIATALGEPADETGGDSADDDRRGLQIARWTMVVAGLVVLVVTWAAPPAVLTIGYFAATLFAASWGPIAFWSVRSTKLSARAAAVGMIAGFVVVAIFESLSEFAGLELPDLLNPTILGFVASIGGTFLGNIGTQPSKLGNQFREKLMEVPAEDRDPKRYRRTRAWVIGTVVVLFLCGLAMLLLYAIPYASTLA